GCTCTCGTGCCGCTGCGGGTCTGACAGGGAGAACGAGTTTCCTGGCTCTGCGCATGCGCGGCTCAGAGTAAAGGAGCTCTTGCAGAGTAAAGTTGCACCAACTCGCTTCCTCTGAGAGCCACAGGTAGGATAAAAGGCAACTTTTATAAAcccatttaaaatgttctgtaaatatataaagattagttttgtaatgtttttatgacttatttGTAATTTGGACAGTTTTATATTAGCGTTGAtctgttgctttttgttgttggagcctCGGgagtttggatttatttaaatggcTTGATTAGTCaatgttgtgtttgtatttggtAGTGttgtagtatttttatttctcataaaagtgtatttatatttatttgttgtggGTGTAACCACGGTAACGGTAATAACTGCCCATTCTTGGTGGTTCCTGTGTTGTAGattgaatgttttgttcagtttgattATGTTAATTTAGGATtagattttcttacatttttttttgctactatgttattttatttgtgcatttagttttattttatttctttgtggaaaCTCCAGATCTTGTtgattgaatttgaattgtattgtaattgtattttttcatttatttgttttcctttaattgaaaatgtgtcAGAATAAACGAGCTCTTGCCACAGTAACATTGCATCAACTTGTGATCCACAGATCCTGGTTGCACAGGATTCTTCTGCCTGTGGGTCACTTGGTTCTGGCTCAGATCCAATAGATCTGGTGCCGGAAACAAtgacaaagatatttattagtTCATCTGTCCAACAAAACATGTTGCAAAATCCTCAAGCAGAGAAATTCTAAAGTTCCTcctgctgttgttttctgcaGGTCATGTCTTCGGACCCGTCTCCCTTCAGCTCCTCTGGGGTTCTGATTTATTTGGCCTGCCAGAACTCCACAGGAAACAAAGCCACCAACACCATGTACTCTCTCCTCAGCATCTTCCTCCTTCTGCCGCTCTACATCCTCATCCTCCGCAGGGGCTTCCAGCGATGGAGGCGCTGCCTCAAGTTGAGCCACACCGACTTCATGATCGTCCTGAGATCGGTGCTCAACACCTTCAGCCTGTACATCAACAGTTTCATCACCTTCATGCTGGGGTTGTATTTGTTCAGCATCACGTTACTGACCCAGACGCTGTTCCACGTCCTGACCAGCCTGGAGCGCCACCTGGCGGTCGTTCACGCCGTCACCTACATGCGCCTCAGAGAATCATTCGGACTCAGAGTCAGAAACTTCAGCACCGGTCGTGTTTGGCTGCTGGGGTTCGGCTGGGCCGGAGTCACAGCGTGGTACAGTCCTACGTTTCCCACAACCCCCTTCTTCTCCTTTCTGGGCCTCTGCGTTTCTGCTATGATGTTTTACTGCCTGTCTGTTCTTCGCACTCTAACTGAGTCAAAACCCGGCAAGCGGCAGACGGACCAGTCGAAGCAGAAGGCTTTCCACATGATCGTGATCATAACAGGCGCCCTGCTGCTGCGGGTCGGCAGCCTGTCCTTGTGTCTGGGTCTGACTGAGCTGGTTCCGATGGAGCGAGGGGATCTGTGTGCGGCGATGGACTCAGGAATGTGGCTCACGGTTCCCAGCAGTCTGGTTTTACCGCTGCTGTTTCTGCACAGTGCAAGAACACTGATCTGCAGCCGAATCAAACCTGCAGAGTAAAGAACCAGAGTTAGAAAGTTACTGAGAATGACTGAGGGTTtcaaatgtcacaaaataagaataaaaaaacaaatatacaccCAGTAAACAGTTAGCAGGAATTAATCGATCATATTATCTattctggattttaaaaaatgtcagaatcaGAGGTGGgcaaaatatgcaaaagttATACTCAAGTGAGACTAGCAACatgtttcaacatgtttttatttaagtaaaagtaaaaaaggttttgttaaaaGATCAAGTACCGATTAACTGATCAGAAtcatttaatactttaaaattacataatcagacagacagaaatataaagtttaGTGGAAAAGTTGgatcaaaatgtttcatattagtaacaaataataacaaaattaggcaaaatattttttttccaagtcggtttctttcagtaaaaaactgatgaaactttaacagaacctgcaggtgtgtctgAGTCCGGGGAACATttggtttaaacatgtttgtttttcattcagtgggtagaaatccagaaattttactcaagtaaaagtaaaaatacttcataataaaattcattaaagtttaatgtagtaaaaatactcttaaaagtaaatttcttcaaaaaggttactaaagtaaatgtatcGTTTCCACCCAACTGTGGTCATAATGATGAAATTATGCCAAATTTAATGAAACATCAACTTTGCAGGACCTGCTGGTGGCAGAACTCCATCCGTTTCACAGAATCCACCAGATCCGTCCGAATCAAACGGGACTTTAGTTCCTCACACAACCTGCTACCTTCCAGCTTTATCTGAAGAGAGAAAGACGGAGGTCAATTCTGAGCTTCCTGTTGAGATGGGATTTATTGTTTGGAGAGTTAAGTCACTCAGTCCACCTTAAATCAATTATATTTAGTATTGGAGACATAAAGTGTCAATTAGGACccaacatttaataaattcagaCACTAAACACAATGTTTAGTCATATTTATGAGCACCTGGTGGAGGATGTGTGATGCTGTAGGCCTCTTTGTCTCTAAAGGCCTTGGGAATCATGTTAGAGTTCATAGcgtaaaaaatgaaataaaatctgccaGAAGAACATGgcatcattttcacatttaacagATTCCCTTTCAAACCAAATGGTCAAATTGACACAGAAAAGGTTTAACAAAATCTATCGTCTcctttagttttacattttccaaaatctTTTCTTAGGAGTTGCTGAAAAAAATGAGAAGTTAATTGTCTGTGTGTCTCATTTCCCTGCTGATGTTCAGACTCTGTGATAACATTTAATGGAaactaaaacaacagaaaggagCGGCAGCGAGCCGCCCCTCAGTTCTGACGAACCCTGGGTtcagatttgtgttttgttggtgCAAACATgcaaagatgtttgttttagtcCAGACACTGACAGGTTAACATGACGCGTCCTGACAGGAGGCTCATCAGTCACTGTCAGGAGGAAACCGGGAACACAATCATCAGCAATTTGAATACGCAGAGGAATCGTCTGTAAAGGTACTTAAAGCAGGTTTAACATCATTTAATAACAGAAAGCAAGATGTAAAGAATGAAGCATTTTTAACAAGAAATGGACtgaagtgtttattttcagaagaTATTGTTCTGAGTTTGTGGAAATAGTCAAACTTGTTCTCAGGAAATTAAAACTTCAGAGTAAATCAgcagaaaaatgtcagtttttggtcattttgactgtaaagatgaaaacagttttatgggttttgtttcattgttcAGTTGAAACATCAACTGAACCCAGAAGATTAAACTGGCTGAGTATAAAAACTGTTATAGATCATattattttaacactgaaacattaaaactgaCACGGGGAATATTTGCTTGTTACTCTGACTGAATAAAACCGGTTCTGTTTGGCCCAGTTCATTCAAAAGAACCAACAAGCTTTCACTGAAAACATGAACATCATCAGCATAAAACTTGATCCAGGGACTTTTCTGGCTCTGAGATCTTCAGGTGTTGCAGATTTAAACGTTTCCTCTGGTTTTTCCGTTGACAGATCATGGCTGATAATTCCTCTGGAGTTTCCCTCTCTAATTATTCGGGCTCTCTGTACGAGCAGTGCCAGCTGTCGGTCGGCAGTAGCGTCCTCTTCGGCCTCTACACCGCGTACGTCATGGTCATCCTCGGCCCGCTCTGCGCTCTGATCCTCTTCCTGGGTTTCCAGCGATGGCGGCGCCAGCGCCTCTCGCCTGCAGCGACGGCGATGAGCAACACCGACTTCTTCACCTTCAACGCGATGGCTGTGGAGCTCTTTGAGGTCCTTGGCACCGCCGTGTATACGATAGGGAACCTTTTCACCGGAGAGCCAGCGCTGATGCTGGGTGTGGTTCTTAATGCTCCTCCGATGTTCGGTCTGGTTCTGCTTCACCTGCTGACCTGCCTGGAGCGCTACCTGGCCGTCGTTCACCCCATCGCATACGTGCATGTGAGAGAAGCGGTTCGGGTGCGAATCAGGAACATCAGCTCTGTTGTTGTCTGGCTGTTTTCCTTCGGCAGTTTGGGCGTAACTCGGCAGTATTACCCTGACTACCCTGTCGCTCCGatgtttttccttctctgtGTGGCGATACTCGTCACGCTGCTCTGCTGCGTGTCGGTCCTCCACGCGCTGGTTCGGCCCGGGCCGGGCCAGGAAGGCGGCAAGCAGCAAAACGTCGACCAATCCAAGAAGAGAGCTTTCCAAATGGTCGTGGCGATCACAGGCGCGCTGATTCTACGCTCCGTCGGCCTCCTGTTCTGGTTGGGCGTCGTAAATGTTGAAGCTTTTGGCACAAACCTTCTCTGCATCTTCGTGGATTTGGGAATATGGCTGATGGTTCCCAGCAGTCTAGTTCTTCCATTCCTGTTTTTGCGCAGAGCTGGAAAACTGACCTGCAGTAACCAGACCAGTGAGGCTGGATAAATCAAAAACTAATGTTGGTGTTAAGCTGTTGTCTGGTTTGTCTCTAAGaataacaacagcagcagcagcagcagagctggtCAGACATTCAGCTTCAATATAATGATTTACCTGCACATTATTTTATCTGATGCATTAAcaggaaatgtacaaaacaacagagaaaaagttaaattctgtttttctaatTGGTTCCAGAGATGATCGTTTGTTAGAtgtagaataaatgtttttagcagcTGAAGTAGGAACATTAAAGAGTCGAGTTAGtaactttaatatttatatattcagCTGTGAATATCTAATCCAAACTGTTTTAAATGCCTTATGAATAGATTTTGGGAATGTCCTTATGTTGGTCAGGAAATCAGACGAACTCAGATGTTCTAACAGCTGAGAGAAACTGAGGAAAactaataaacacaaattaactaattaatcaCAAATCAGGTGAAAAAGACTGAACTAAAAGAAATGGAGCAGAACAAAAGAATGAACTAAAAACCTGAACACAGGATGAATGAATATGGCAACACCTTAGTAACAATAATGACCACAGAGAACCAAACTATGGCAAGACCTTTAGAACAAAATCAAGGAAACGATGGAAACAGAATGAAAACCAAACGACCCCATGACCTTTACACCCCACACTGAGCCAACAAACTCTCCCTATTTACTCTGTGTTTTGGTCTAATAATACAACatata
The window above is part of the Xiphophorus couchianus chromosome 14, X_couchianus-1.0, whole genome shotgun sequence genome. Proteins encoded here:
- the LOC114156859 gene encoding uncharacterized protein LOC114156859; protein product: MSSDPSPFSSSGVLIYLACQNSTGNKATNTMYSLLSIFLLLPLYILILRRGFQRWRRCLKLSHTDFMIVLRSVLNTFSLYINSFITFMLGLYLFSITLLTQTLFHVLTSLERHLAVVHAVTYMRLRESFGLRVRNFSTGRVWLLGFGWAGVTAWYSPTFPTTPFFSFLGLCVSAMMFYCLSVLRTLTESKPGKRQTDQSKQKAFHMIVIITGALLLRVGSLSLCLGLTELVPMERGDLCAAMDSGMWLTVPSSLVLPLLFLHSARTLICSRIKPAE